One Candidatus Krumholzibacteriia bacterium DNA window includes the following coding sequences:
- a CDS encoding OmpA family protein translates to MTGFRKVLPFVLALLVVTAVSAATVSRAGLGDKLKKKAGDTANKAAGDALNKADPSKTTTGESTAPPADGKAAPAETASGSGDISGVSTKFDFVPGDKVLFFDDFTRDELGEFPANWKLKTGTFEVAERNGERWMRCTSSDSDIRMKLPPMPELPEYWTLELDFFCDQPSGNVLTVTGLHDETMVWNAVFPMSGRNLAFTTGEIFSNTPLDGPDVWGRVHHVMFMARGPALKVYVDRQRLANVPEINPEPGAPNGFSFRLWSDRQPMITNVRFAEGNKPVADPFADGKLVTYGIYFDSGSDVVQAESAPVLRQIAAYMEKSPAVKVEITGHTDNQGKEDENLDLSKRRAAAVAKVLSDQFKIAADRFKTDGMGDTRPVSDNARAEGRAMNRRVEFTKL, encoded by the coding sequence ATGACTGGCTTCCGGAAGGTTCTCCCCTTCGTCCTCGCCCTGTTGGTGGTGACGGCGGTCTCCGCCGCGACCGTTTCCCGCGCCGGTCTTGGCGACAAGCTCAAGAAAAAGGCCGGCGACACGGCCAACAAGGCCGCGGGCGACGCCCTCAACAAGGCCGACCCGAGCAAGACCACCACCGGCGAATCCACGGCACCCCCCGCCGACGGCAAGGCAGCGCCGGCGGAAACCGCATCGGGCAGCGGAGACATCTCCGGCGTGTCCACCAAGTTCGACTTCGTCCCCGGCGACAAGGTGCTCTTCTTTGACGACTTCACCCGGGACGAGCTGGGCGAGTTCCCCGCCAACTGGAAGCTGAAGACCGGCACCTTCGAAGTGGCGGAACGGAACGGCGAGCGCTGGATGCGTTGCACCAGCAGCGACAGCGACATCCGCATGAAACTCCCGCCCATGCCGGAGCTGCCCGAGTACTGGACGCTCGAGCTCGACTTCTTCTGCGACCAGCCCTCGGGCAACGTGCTCACGGTGACCGGCCTGCACGACGAGACGATGGTGTGGAACGCGGTCTTCCCCATGTCGGGCAGAAACCTCGCGTTTACCACCGGCGAGATATTCTCGAACACGCCTCTCGACGGACCGGACGTGTGGGGCCGCGTCCACCACGTCATGTTCATGGCCCGCGGGCCTGCCCTGAAGGTGTATGTCGACCGCCAGCGCCTCGCCAACGTACCCGAGATCAACCCCGAACCCGGGGCGCCCAACGGGTTCAGCTTCCGGCTCTGGTCGGACCGGCAGCCGATGATCACCAACGTGCGCTTTGCCGAGGGCAACAAGCCGGTCGCGGACCCCTTCGCCGACGGCAAGCTCGTTACCTACGGCATCTATTTTGACAGCGGCTCCGACGTGGTGCAGGCGGAGTCGGCGCCGGTGCTGCGCCAGATCGCGGCGTACATGGAGAAGAGCCCGGCGGTGAAGGTGGAGATCACCGGCCACACCGACAACCAGGGCAAGGAAGACGAGAACCTCGACCTGTCGAAGCGGCGCGCCGCGGCGGTCGCGAAGGTGCTTTCGGACCAGTTCAAGATCGCGGCGGACCGGTTCAAGACCGACGGTATGGGCGACACCAGGCCGGTCTCGGACAACGCCAGGGCCGAAGGACGCGCCATGAACCGCCGTGTCGAGTTTACGAAGCTCTAG
- a CDS encoding GWxTD domain-containing protein: MVRIRIVTVLTALVVVAGFAARDAHPTRLKKLSREDVRERSASLSPSLVQEIAALQYLLAPDDLAALLSTPENHRCRTWIDAWWAPRDPDYTSPQNEARVEHEHRVDVAREHFARGAWPGWDDRGEVFIRYGGPASYGRVPADVVAGIYIAAQEYWYYPQFDMFARFTDPTGSGRYFLYLEGVQTPVGARARSDRRNLASEWNPDRPMDYMTVDAEALVFAYLPPPFVEKGYDDFMKRVYRYYDVVEKTPVVYPFDFAAMRVPMNFAVHSFRGGDGVDRVDVNTEFESSVTPPSGDSYSRRFVTTTVFWDAAGHEIVRHARTDSVGTWSLVEDSVCTVVNQTSLTLPPGAYRMAVTVRESGSGRFTSLRRTVGCPDMEETPAMSDLALARAIGAAREASPFNRGPLEVVPRPSACYRLGAPVPVYFEVYHLGTDADGAHSYTVEYAITPMSARPRSIWKRFISHEEPLQVRSLFEAVAPGPDDVVHVSASTQNLWPGEFKLEVTVRDGASSRRVSRATTFRLLEGD, encoded by the coding sequence GTGGTCCGGATCCGCATTGTCACCGTGCTGACCGCCCTGGTTGTCGTGGCGGGATTCGCCGCGAGGGACGCCCACCCCACGCGTCTCAAGAAACTCTCCCGCGAAGACGTCCGCGAACGTTCGGCATCTCTCTCCCCGTCCCTCGTGCAGGAGATCGCGGCGCTGCAGTACCTCCTCGCGCCGGACGACCTGGCCGCCCTCCTCTCCACCCCGGAGAACCACCGCTGCCGAACCTGGATCGACGCCTGGTGGGCGCCACGCGATCCCGACTACACGTCGCCGCAGAACGAGGCGCGCGTGGAACACGAGCACCGGGTGGACGTGGCCCGCGAGCACTTTGCCCGTGGCGCCTGGCCGGGATGGGACGACCGCGGCGAGGTGTTCATCCGTTACGGAGGGCCGGCGTCGTACGGCCGTGTCCCCGCCGACGTGGTGGCGGGCATCTATATTGCAGCGCAGGAGTACTGGTACTACCCGCAGTTCGACATGTTTGCGCGCTTCACCGATCCCACCGGCAGCGGGCGCTACTTTCTGTACCTGGAGGGCGTGCAGACACCGGTGGGGGCGCGGGCGCGCAGCGACCGCCGCAACCTCGCCAGCGAATGGAATCCGGACCGGCCCATGGACTACATGACCGTGGACGCGGAAGCGCTGGTGTTCGCGTACCTGCCACCACCGTTCGTGGAGAAGGGCTACGACGACTTCATGAAGCGCGTGTACCGCTACTACGATGTCGTGGAGAAGACTCCGGTGGTGTACCCGTTCGACTTCGCAGCCATGCGCGTTCCCATGAACTTCGCGGTGCACAGTTTCCGGGGTGGCGATGGCGTGGATCGCGTCGACGTGAACACCGAGTTCGAATCCAGCGTGACGCCGCCCAGCGGCGATTCATATTCACGCCGGTTCGTCACCACCACCGTGTTCTGGGATGCGGCGGGGCACGAAATCGTGCGGCACGCACGCACCGACTCGGTGGGCACATGGTCACTGGTTGAGGACTCGGTGTGCACCGTCGTCAATCAGACCAGCCTGACACTCCCGCCCGGCGCCTACCGGATGGCGGTGACGGTGCGCGAGAGTGGGAGCGGACGTTTTACCTCTCTGCGGCGCACCGTCGGCTGCCCGGACATGGAGGAGACCCCCGCGATGAGTGATCTCGCACTCGCCCGGGCCATCGGGGCCGCGCGCGAGGCCTCGCCGTTCAACCGCGGTCCGCTGGAAGTGGTGCCGCGTCCGTCGGCCTGCTACCGGCTGGGCGCGCCGGTGCCGGTGTACTTCGAGGTCTATCATCTGGGAACGGATGCCGACGGGGCACATTCCTACACCGTGGAATACGCCATCACGCCCATGAGCGCGCGGCCGCGGAGCATCTGGAAGAGGTTCATCAGCCACGAGGAACCGTTGCAGGTTCGCTCGCTCTTCGAGGCGGTGGCGCCGGGACCGGATGACGTCGTCCATGTGTCGGCCAGCACACAGAACCTGTGGCCCGGTGAGTTCAAGCTGGAAGTGACGGTCAGGGACGGCGCGTCGTCGCGGCGGGTGAGCCGCGCCACCACGTTCCGTCTGCTGGAAGGAGATTAG
- a CDS encoding class II fumarate hydratase: MSKYRIEKDSLGEMRIPETAYYGAQTARAVENFPISGITFPRHFIRALGIIKRACARANVELGDLDPKIGDAIAAAATEVIEGKLDAEFPLDIYQTGSGTSTNMNANEVIANRAAEIMGKERGHKSIHPNDHVNMSQSSNDVIPTAIHVAAAYAITRELVPALEHLGLTLEAKAEQFDDVVKSGRTHMMDATPVRLGQEFEGYERQVSNAVERASRARDALLELALGGTAVGTGINRRKNFPQTAIKYINEDTGLGFFEAMDHFEAQGAKDACVEASGHMKTMAVSLSKIANDIRLLSSGPRTGIAEITLPSIQPGSSIMPGKINPVICESVTMVSAQVIGNDAAITLGGMGSYLELNVMMPLIAYNLLESVRLLSNVSRVFADKCISGITANESRARELVELNLSTCTALAPKIGYDKAAALSKEAFKSGRTVRDVAREQKVLPDEVLNEVLNFRRMTEPE; this comes from the coding sequence ATGTCCAAGTATCGCATCGAGAAAGATTCCCTCGGGGAGATGCGCATCCCCGAGACCGCCTACTACGGCGCCCAGACCGCACGCGCGGTGGAGAATTTTCCCATCAGCGGGATCACCTTCCCGCGCCATTTCATCCGCGCGCTCGGCATCATCAAGCGCGCGTGTGCGCGCGCCAACGTGGAGCTGGGCGACCTGGATCCCAAGATCGGCGACGCCATCGCCGCGGCGGCCACCGAGGTTATCGAAGGCAAGCTCGACGCCGAGTTCCCGCTCGACATCTACCAGACCGGCAGCGGCACCTCGACCAACATGAACGCAAACGAGGTCATCGCCAACCGCGCCGCGGAGATCATGGGCAAGGAGCGTGGTCACAAGTCCATCCATCCCAACGATCACGTCAACATGAGCCAGTCCTCCAACGATGTGATCCCCACCGCGATCCACGTGGCGGCGGCGTACGCCATCACGCGCGAACTGGTTCCCGCGCTGGAACACCTGGGCCTGACCCTGGAGGCCAAGGCGGAGCAGTTCGATGACGTGGTGAAGTCCGGGCGCACGCACATGATGGACGCCACCCCGGTGCGGCTGGGCCAGGAATTCGAGGGCTACGAGCGCCAGGTGTCCAACGCGGTGGAGCGGGCGAGCCGCGCGCGCGACGCGTTGCTCGAGCTCGCGCTGGGCGGCACCGCGGTCGGCACCGGCATCAACCGGCGCAAGAACTTCCCGCAGACCGCCATCAAGTACATCAACGAGGACACGGGGCTGGGGTTCTTCGAGGCCATGGACCACTTCGAGGCACAGGGTGCCAAGGATGCGTGCGTCGAGGCCTCCGGCCACATGAAGACCATGGCGGTGAGCCTCAGCAAGATCGCCAACGACATCCGCCTGCTGTCGTCGGGTCCGCGCACGGGCATCGCGGAAATCACCCTGCCCAGCATCCAGCCGGGAAGCTCCATCATGCCCGGCAAGATCAACCCGGTGATCTGCGAATCCGTCACCATGGTGAGCGCGCAGGTCATCGGGAACGACGCCGCCATCACGCTGGGCGGGATGGGCAGCTACCTCGAACTCAACGTCATGATGCCGCTGATCGCGTACAACCTGCTCGAGTCGGTGCGCCTGTTGAGCAACGTGAGCCGCGTGTTCGCGGACAAGTGCATCTCCGGTATCACCGCCAATGAGTCGCGGGCCCGCGAACTGGTTGAGCTCAATCTGTCGACCTGCACCGCGCTGGCGCCGAAGATCGGCTACGACAAGGCGGCGGCGCTGTCCAAGGAGGCCTTCAAGAGCGGCCGCACGGTGCGCGACGTGGCCCGTGAGCAGAAGGTGCTGCCCGACGAGGTGCTCAACGAGGTGCTCAACTTCCGGCGCATGACGGAGCCGGAATAG